The following coding sequences are from one Novosphingobium sp. KACC 22771 window:
- a CDS encoding class I SAM-dependent methyltransferase, whose amino-acid sequence MATAPALETHGDLMDSVYRWQRHIYDVTRKYFLFGRDRLIRGLRMPYGSAVLEVGCGTGRNLSLVRELWPKTQIHGLDISPLMLETAQDRLGARARLAVGDACEFDAQDLFGRPHFERVMISFALSMIPAWEEAIAQGIAVLAPGGELHIVDFGMGQRLPAPLRWVLMRWLAHFHVTPRPDLAEVAHHLAGSIASVEVHDGPLDYYRLIVIRRYRGV is encoded by the coding sequence ATGGCTACCGCACCTGCTCTCGAAACCCATGGCGATCTGATGGACAGCGTTTATCGCTGGCAGCGCCATATCTATGATGTCACGCGCAAATATTTCCTGTTCGGGCGCGACCGGCTGATCCGGGGCCTGCGTATGCCCTATGGCAGCGCGGTGCTCGAAGTGGGCTGCGGCACGGGGCGCAACCTCTCGCTGGTGCGCGAACTGTGGCCCAAGACCCAGATCCATGGGCTGGATATTTCTCCCCTGATGCTGGAAACCGCGCAGGACCGGCTGGGCGCCCGCGCGCGTCTGGCCGTGGGCGATGCCTGCGAATTTGATGCGCAGGACCTGTTTGGCCGCCCGCATTTCGAACGGGTGATGATCTCTTTTGCCCTCTCGATGATCCCGGCTTGGGAAGAAGCCATCGCGCAGGGCATCGCCGTGCTGGCGCCGGGGGGCGAATTGCACATCGTCGATTTCGGCATGGGGCAGAGGCTGCCCGCACCCTTGCGCTGGGTGCTGATGCGCTGGCTGGCGCATTTCCACGTCACCCCCCGCCCCGATCTGGCCGAAGTCGCCCACCATCTGGCGGGCAGCATCGCCTCGGTCGAGGTCCATGACGGCCCGCTGGATTACTATCGCCTGATCGTCATCCGGCGCTATCGCGGCGTTTAA
- a CDS encoding DUF3419 family protein: MSAPMRASQTIVPHIIDRAVVRSHAPRRERLADRAFALAFRGLVYAQIWEDPVVDMAALEIAPDSRIVTIASGSCNALSYLVADPAQITAVDLNTAHIALGRLKYAAFRHLPDYESLRRFFVEADNKANLAAYRQYLAPHLDEPTRRYWEGRDLAGRKRIGGFASGIYKRGLLGNFIGMAHLVARLYRVDLRAILEAQSIEDQRRIFDEKIAPVFDKRFIRWLTNQPASLFGLGIPPAQFDALAGDQRMAHVLRARLEKLACDFAVGENYFAWQAFNRGYGKGPDAPLPPYLQPVNYAKVRDRIDRIDWRHVNFTDHLREQPDASLDRYILLDAQDWMSDAQLTDLWQQITRTARPGARVLFRTAAEETLLPGRVPEETLSRWDYSEAEARSLIRADRSSIYGGLHLYRFKG; encoded by the coding sequence ATGTCCGCCCCTATGCGCGCCAGCCAAACCATCGTCCCGCATATCATCGACCGGGCTGTGGTGCGCAGCCATGCCCCCCGGCGCGAACGCCTTGCCGACCGGGCCTTTGCGCTGGCTTTTCGCGGCCTGGTCTATGCTCAGATCTGGGAAGATCCGGTGGTGGACATGGCGGCGCTGGAAATCGCGCCTGACAGCCGGATCGTTACCATCGCCTCGGGCTCGTGCAATGCGCTGTCCTATCTGGTGGCCGACCCGGCCCAGATCACGGCGGTGGACCTCAACACCGCGCATATTGCGTTGGGACGGCTGAAATATGCCGCTTTCCGCCATCTGCCCGATTACGAATCGCTGCGCCGTTTCTTTGTCGAGGCCGACAACAAGGCCAATCTGGCCGCCTATCGCCAATATCTCGCGCCGCATCTCGATGAACCCACCCGCCGCTATTGGGAAGGGCGCGATCTGGCCGGGCGCAAGCGAATCGGCGGCTTTGCCAGCGGCATTTACAAGCGCGGGTTGCTTGGCAATTTCATCGGAATGGCGCATCTGGTCGCGCGGCTCTATCGCGTCGATCTGCGCGCCATTCTGGAGGCGCAGAGCATCGAGGACCAGCGCCGCATCTTTGATGAAAAGATCGCGCCGGTCTTCGACAAACGCTTCATCCGCTGGCTGACCAACCAGCCCGCCAGCCTGTTCGGCCTGGGCATTCCCCCGGCGCAATTCGACGCGCTGGCCGGGGATCAGCGCATGGCCCATGTCTTGCGCGCGCGGCTGGAAAAGCTGGCCTGCGACTTTGCCGTGGGCGAAAATTACTTCGCATGGCAGGCCTTCAACCGCGGCTATGGCAAGGGGCCGGACGCGCCGTTGCCGCCCTATCTGCAACCCGTCAATTACGCGAAGGTGCGCGACCGCATCGATCGCATCGACTGGCGCCATGTCAATTTTACCGACCATCTGCGCGAGCAACCCGACGCCAGCCTCGACCGCTACATCCTGCTCGACGCGCAGGACTGGATGAGCGACGCGCAATTGACCGACCTGTGGCAACAGATCACCCGCACCGCCCGGCCCGGCGCGCGCGTCCTGTTCCGCACGGCGGCCGAGGAAACACTCCTGCCCGGCCGCGTGCCTGAGGAAACCCTCTCGCGCTGGGACTACAGCGAGGCCGAAGCGCGCAGCCTGATCCGCGCCGACCGCTCCTCGATCTATGGCGGCCTCCACCTCTATCGCTTCAAGGGATGA
- a CDS encoding DMT family protein, whose protein sequence is MNWGLILPPLMLAGSNLFMNVAWYGHLKAPKEAIWVAVLASWGLAFFEYWLAVPANRLGSKAYSLAQLKTMQEVFSLAGFVLVAWALFGQKPGLTQLAGFALIIAGAALIFKGN, encoded by the coding sequence ATGAACTGGGGTTTGATCCTGCCCCCGCTGATGCTGGCGGGGTCGAATCTGTTCATGAATGTGGCGTGGTACGGCCATCTCAAGGCGCCCAAAGAGGCGATTTGGGTGGCCGTGCTGGCCTCATGGGGGCTGGCCTTTTTCGAATATTGGCTGGCCGTTCCTGCCAATCGGCTGGGGTCAAAGGCCTATTCGCTGGCCCAGCTCAAGACGATGCAGGAAGTGTTTTCGCTGGCCGGTTTCGTGCTGGTGGCATGGGCGCTGTTCGGGCAAAAGCCGGGGCTGACGCAACTGGCGGGCTTTGCGCTGATTATCGCGGGCGCGGCGCTGATTTTCAAAGGAAACTGA
- a CDS encoding class I SAM-dependent RNA methyltransferase: protein MSDDPILRIAAKGDGITASGAYVAGAAPGDALRADGSIARGPNYAAPACRHYGTCGGCTLQHVGDEALSDFVRDRVIHAARGQGMEPGILAPTHLSPAGSRRRASLRAARVGGAIALGYSEGGSHKLVDLKECPVLAPELVAVLGPLRKLLARRDGRFAVEIDLTLASQGVDVSLKGLTVEGLQQTEAMLDFARDNGLARLSLDQGYGPESLWEPDGVTVNLSGVEAPLPPGAFLQATLDGEQALVGAAVEWLKGVSPVADLFAGLGTFAFALAKAGAKVLAAEADQAAFLACKSAAGRSGLIVHPLHRDLFRNPLMPDELNRFGAVVLDPPRAGAREQVGRIAASTVKRVVYISCNPSSWARDAAQLIEGGYRLAELRPVGQFRWTTHVELASLFVRD, encoded by the coding sequence ATGAGTGACGATCCGATCCTGCGCATTGCCGCCAAGGGCGATGGCATAACCGCCAGCGGGGCCTATGTGGCCGGGGCGGCGCCGGGTGATGCTTTGCGCGCGGATGGCTCGATTGCGCGCGGGCCCAATTATGCGGCGCCCGCCTGTCGTCATTATGGCACCTGCGGAGGCTGCACGCTTCAGCATGTCGGCGACGAGGCGCTGTCCGATTTCGTGCGCGATCGCGTGATCCATGCCGCGCGCGGGCAGGGGATGGAACCGGGCATTCTGGCGCCCACGCATCTTTCGCCTGCCGGTTCGCGGCGGCGTGCGTCGCTGCGCGCGGCGCGGGTGGGCGGGGCTATCGCGCTGGGCTATTCCGAGGGCGGGTCGCATAAGCTGGTCGATCTGAAGGAATGCCCGGTGCTGGCGCCCGAACTGGTGGCGGTGCTGGGGCCTTTGCGTAAATTGCTGGCGCGGCGCGACGGGCGCTTTGCGGTTGAAATCGACCTGACTCTGGCCAGTCAGGGGGTGGATGTTTCGCTGAAAGGTCTGACGGTCGAAGGGTTGCAGCAGACCGAGGCGATGCTGGACTTTGCCCGCGACAATGGGCTGGCCCGGCTTTCGCTCGATCAGGGCTATGGGCCGGAGAGCCTGTGGGAGCCCGATGGCGTGACGGTCAACCTGTCGGGCGTCGAAGCACCTCTGCCGCCCGGCGCCTTCCTTCAGGCCACGCTGGATGGCGAGCAGGCGCTGGTGGGTGCGGCGGTCGAATGGCTGAAAGGCGTATCGCCGGTGGCAGATCTGTTTGCGGGCCTCGGGACTTTCGCCTTCGCGCTGGCCAAGGCCGGTGCCAAGGTCTTGGCGGCTGAGGCTGATCAGGCCGCCTTCCTCGCCTGCAAATCGGCGGCGGGGCGCAGCGGGTTGATCGTTCACCCGCTGCATCGCGATCTGTTCCGCAATCCGCTGATGCCCGATGAGTTGAACCGCTTTGGCGCGGTGGTGCTGGACCCGCCGCGTGCGGGCGCGCGCGAACAGGTGGGGCGCATCGCCGCCAGCACGGTCAAGCGCGTGGTCTATATCAGTTGCAACCCGTCAAGCTGGGCGCGGGATGCGGCGCAATTGATCGAGGGCGGCTATCGCCTGGCCGAATTGCGCCCGGTGGGCCAATTCCGCTGGACCACGCATGTCGAACTCGCCAGCCTGTTTGTGCGCGATTAA
- a CDS encoding carboxynorspermidine decarboxylase has translation METRAGDPGAFAHFDLNRVNSPAFVVDEARLRANLAVLADVRDRAGVKVLAAMKAFSMWRVASIVGEYLDGVCTSGLWEARLAQQSYKGEIATYCAGYRAEDLPEICAISDHVIFNSPGQLARFRPILAEQGGDFDIGLRINPLHREGEVEKYDPCALGSRLGFPVDQVKAEQLEGVTGLHFHTLCEQDFEPLQRTWTALYPTIAPWLAVNGGPIRWLNFGGGHHITRADYQRDDLVAFLKAVKAQTGCELYLEPGEAVALDAGILIGTVLDTHTNGIPVAIVDISATCHMPDVIEAPYRPAMLGEREEGEAVRLGGPSCLAGDVIGDYRLPVPCEPGQRFAFLDQAHYSMVKTTTFNGVPLPSIWLWNSGDDSLECVKHFSWETFRDRLS, from the coding sequence ATGGAAACTCGTGCAGGCGATCCCGGCGCCTTTGCGCATTTTGACCTGAACCGCGTGAATTCGCCCGCCTTTGTGGTGGACGAAGCGCGGCTGCGGGCCAATCTGGCGGTGCTGGCCGATGTGCGCGACCGGGCGGGCGTCAAGGTGCTGGCCGCGATGAAGGCGTTCAGCATGTGGCGCGTGGCATCGATCGTGGGCGAATATCTCGATGGCGTCTGCACCAGTGGGTTGTGGGAAGCGCGTCTTGCCCAGCAGTCCTATAAGGGCGAGATCGCGACCTATTGCGCGGGTTATCGCGCCGAGGATCTGCCCGAGATCTGCGCGATTTCCGATCATGTGATCTTCAATTCGCCGGGGCAACTGGCGCGCTTCCGCCCGATTTTGGCGGAGCAGGGCGGCGATTTTGACATCGGCCTGCGCATCAACCCGCTCCACCGCGAGGGCGAGGTCGAGAAATATGACCCCTGCGCGCTGGGCTCGCGGCTCGGCTTTCCGGTTGATCAGGTTAAGGCCGAACAACTCGAAGGCGTGACCGGCCTGCATTTCCACACGCTTTGTGAGCAGGATTTCGAGCCGCTCCAGCGTACATGGACTGCGCTCTATCCGACCATCGCGCCTTGGCTGGCGGTGAATGGCGGGCCGATCCGCTGGCTGAACTTTGGCGGCGGGCATCATATTACGCGGGCCGATTATCAGCGCGACGATCTGGTCGCTTTCCTGAAAGCGGTGAAGGCGCAGACCGGCTGCGAGCTTTATCTGGAACCGGGCGAGGCGGTCGCGCTGGATGCGGGCATCCTGATCGGCACGGTGCTGGACACGCATACCAACGGCATCCCGGTCGCCATTGTCGATATTTCGGCCACCTGTCATATGCCCGATGTGATCGAGGCGCCCTATCGCCCCGCCATGCTGGGCGAGCGCGAGGAGGGCGAGGCGGTGCGTCTGGGCGGGCCGTCGTGTCTGGCTGGCGATGTGATCGGCGACTACAGGCTGCCGGTGCCGTGTGAGCCGGGGCAGCGTTTTGCCTTCCTCGATCAGGCGCATTATTCGATGGTCAAGACCACGACCTTCAACGGCGTGCCGCTGCCCTCGATCTGGCTTTGGAACAGCGGGGATGATTCGCTGGAATGTGTGAAACATTTCAGTTGGGAGACGTTCCGCGATCGTTTGAGCTGA
- a CDS encoding NAD(P)H-hydrate epimerase — protein sequence MSVSRQVLTADQMRAAEGALIAGGIGVDELMQRAGNGAADYVWRIAGPSRRVTVLTGPGNNGGDGWVIAEAIRRRGGHVVVLPAAEPRTDAARLAQSLYSGAVVDGVVDGDVLVDCLFGTGLTRGLGDADLALLNGLAARHGKRIAVDLPSGIATDTGAALNDDLPDYHLTIALGAWKPAHVLMPACARMGELRLVDIGCGAMQDAGQVIGRPRFHAPAADAHKYRRGLLGVVAGAMPGAAMLAATAAQGAGAGYVKVLSDAPLAVPVDLVCARADFSDARIAVLLVGPGLGRDAAGHFLLAEALAAGRPTVLDADGCHLLSKGMAATIATPHEGELVALERHFGSHGEDKIARARNLAQASGMVIVAKGPDTIVASPDGRWAAAPRASSWLSTAGTGDVLAGAIASRLANGADPFAAACEGVWLHGEAARITPPPFSAGELAKSIAKAYRASLQS from the coding sequence ATGAGCGTATCGCGCCAGGTCCTTACCGCCGATCAGATGCGCGCCGCCGAAGGCGCGCTGATCGCGGGCGGGATCGGGGTGGATGAATTGATGCAGCGCGCGGGGAACGGGGCGGCGGACTATGTCTGGCGCATCGCCGGTCCCTCGCGCCGCGTGACCGTCCTGACCGGGCCGGGCAACAATGGTGGCGACGGCTGGGTCATTGCCGAGGCGATCCGGCGGCGGGGCGGCCATGTGGTGGTGCTTCCTGCCGCTGAACCTCGCACCGATGCGGCGCGGTTGGCGCAGTCTCTTTATTCCGGCGCGGTGGTCGATGGTGTGGTCGATGGCGATGTGCTGGTCGATTGCCTATTCGGCACCGGGCTGACGCGCGGGCTGGGGGATGCCGATCTGGCGTTGCTGAACGGTCTGGCGGCGCGGCATGGCAAACGGATTGCGGTCGATCTGCCCAGTGGGATCGCCACAGATACCGGCGCGGCGTTGAATGATGACCTGCCCGATTATCACCTCACGATAGCGCTGGGCGCGTGGAAGCCTGCGCATGTCCTGATGCCCGCCTGTGCGCGGATGGGGGAATTGCGGTTGGTCGATATCGGCTGCGGCGCAATGCAGGATGCGGGGCAGGTGATCGGGCGGCCCCGGTTTCATGCCCCGGCGGCCGATGCGCATAAATATCGGCGCGGGCTGCTCGGCGTGGTGGCGGGGGCGATGCCCGGCGCGGCCATGCTGGCGGCCACGGCGGCGCAGGGCGCGGGCGCTGGCTATGTCAAAGTGTTGAGCGACGCGCCGCTGGCAGTGCCGGTCGATCTGGTCTGCGCGCGGGCGGATTTTTCCGATGCGCGGATTGCGGTGCTGTTGGTCGGGCCGGGGCTGGGGCGCGATGCGGCGGGCCATTTCCTGCTGGCCGAGGCATTGGCGGCGGGGCGGCCGACGGTGCTGGATGCCGATGGATGTCATTTGCTTTCCAAGGGGATGGCGGCCACTATTGCCACGCCGCATGAGGGTGAACTGGTCGCGCTGGAGCGTCATTTCGGCAGCCATGGCGAGGACAAGATCGCCCGCGCCCGCAATCTGGCGCAGGCCAGCGGGATGGTGATCGTCGCCAAGGGGCCGGATACGATAGTCGCCTCGCCCGATGGCCGCTGGGCTGCCGCTCCGCGCGCCTCAAGCTGGCTGTCTACGGCGGGTACGGGCGATGTTCTGGCGGGCGCGATTGCCAGCAGGCTGGCCAATGGCGCTGACCCCTTTGCGGCCGCATGCGAAGGCGTCTGGCTTCACGGTGAGGCAGCGCGGATCACCCCGCCGCCTTTTTCTGCCGGAGAACTGGCCAAATCCATCGCGAAGGCTTATCGGGCCAGCCTCCAGAGTTAA
- a CDS encoding type III PLP-dependent enzyme — MSIHLDAPAVVRALSPNEPVILNRPQAAARAARFFVEKFPGKSLYAVKANPSPDLLAVLWENGVTHYDTASIAEVRLVRETLGAEPTLCFMHPVKPVAAIHEAYHIHGVRTFSLDSQEELEKIVEATRDREGNAATDLSLCVRLRVSSEYSELSLASKFGIDLADAAPLLQATRQVADCLGICFHVGSQAMTPFAYVQALERVRAAIVDASITVDIIDVGGGFPSIYPGMEPAPMEDYFASIHRAAESLPVSYSSELWCEPGRALSAEYNSMIVQVEKRRGNELFINEGAYGALYDAAHVEWRFPVKCLNPERDSAEEDFAFYGPTCDDADYMEGPFRLPANIQPGDYIEIGMLGAYGAAMRTRFNGFGTGLVIEVCDEPMATQYCGTRRDPRHSDNVVRLR, encoded by the coding sequence TTGTCCATTCATCTTGACGCACCGGCTGTAGTTCGCGCTCTTTCGCCCAACGAACCGGTTATCCTCAATCGCCCGCAGGCTGCTGCGCGCGCTGCCCGCTTCTTTGTCGAGAAGTTTCCGGGCAAGTCGCTCTATGCCGTCAAAGCCAATCCTTCGCCCGACCTGCTGGCCGTGCTGTGGGAAAATGGCGTCACGCATTACGATACCGCCAGCATCGCTGAAGTGCGTCTGGTGCGTGAAACGCTGGGCGCCGAGCCGACTCTGTGCTTCATGCATCCGGTCAAGCCCGTCGCCGCGATCCACGAGGCCTATCACATCCACGGCGTTCGCACGTTCAGCCTGGACAGCCAGGAAGAGCTGGAAAAGATCGTCGAGGCGACCCGCGATCGTGAAGGCAATGCCGCCACCGACCTTTCGCTCTGCGTGCGTCTGCGCGTGTCGAGCGAATATTCGGAGCTGAGCCTCGCGTCCAAGTTCGGTATCGATCTGGCCGATGCGGCTCCCCTGCTTCAGGCCACCCGTCAGGTTGCCGATTGCCTTGGCATCTGCTTCCACGTCGGTTCGCAGGCGATGACGCCCTTTGCCTATGTGCAGGCTCTGGAACGCGTGCGCGCCGCGATTGTCGATGCGTCGATCACGGTGGACATCATTGATGTGGGTGGCGGCTTCCCCTCGATCTATCCGGGGATGGAGCCTGCGCCGATGGAGGATTATTTCGCCTCGATCCACCGCGCCGCGGAATCGCTGCCAGTGTCCTATTCGTCCGAACTGTGGTGCGAACCGGGCCGGGCGTTGTCGGCGGAATATAACTCGATGATCGTGCAGGTGGAAAAGCGCCGCGGCAACGAGCTGTTCATCAACGAGGGTGCTTACGGCGCGCTCTATGACGCGGCCCATGTCGAATGGCGTTTCCCGGTCAAGTGCCTGAACCCCGAGCGGGACAGCGCCGAGGAAGACTTCGCCTTCTACGGTCCGACCTGCGATGATGCCGACTATATGGAAGGGCCGTTCCGTCTGCCTGCCAATATCCAGCCGGGCGATTATATTGAGATCGGCATGCTGGGCGCTTATGGCGCGGCGATGCGCACGCGGTTCAACGGCTTCGGCACCGGTCTGGTGATCGAAGTGTGCGATGAGCCGATGGCCACGCAATATTGCGGCACCCGCCGCGATCCGCGCCATTCGGACAATGTGGTGCGCCTGCGTTAA
- the ilvD gene encoding dihydroxy-acid dehydratase, which produces MPAYRSRTSTHGRNMAGARGLWRATGMKDSDFGKPIIAVVNSFTQFVPGHVHLKDLGQMVAREIEAAGGVAKEFNTIAIDDGIAMGHDGMLYSLPSRDLIADSVEYMVNGHCADAMVCISNCDKITPGMLMAAMRLNIPVVFVSGGPMEAGKVVLRGKEVALDLVDAMVAAADEAYTDEEVKTIERSACPTCGSCSGMFTANSMNCLTEALGLSLPGNGSTLATHSDRKELFLRAGRLAVELCKRYYEQDDESVLPRNIASFEAFENAMSLDIAMGGSTNTVLHLLAAAQEAGVNFTMNDIDRLSRRVPCLSKVAPAKNDVHMEDVHRAGGIYSILGELERGGLLHADLPTVHSPTLRDALAKWDIGRSNDPEVQQFFLAAPGGVPTQVAFSQSRRWESLDTDREKGVIRSVEHAFSKDGGLAVLFGNIALEGCIVKTAGVDESILKFTGPAKVYESQDAAVTAILTGQVVAGDVVVIRYEGPKGGPGMQEMLYPTSYLKSKGLGKACALITDGRFSGGTSGLSIGHASPEAAEGGAIGLVETGDVIEIDIPGRTINLAVSDEVLAERRAAQEAKGWKPAKDRPRKVSTALQAYAAMTTSAAKGAVRDISQLK; this is translated from the coding sequence ATGCCTGCCTATCGTTCACGCACATCCACCCATGGCCGCAATATGGCGGGCGCGCGGGGCCTGTGGCGCGCCACCGGCATGAAGGACAGCGATTTCGGCAAGCCGATCATCGCGGTGGTCAACAGCTTTACCCAGTTTGTGCCCGGCCACGTCCACTTGAAGGATCTGGGCCAGATGGTCGCGCGCGAGATCGAGGCGGCAGGCGGCGTGGCCAAGGAATTCAACACGATCGCCATCGACGACGGCATCGCGATGGGCCATGACGGCATGCTCTATTCGCTGCCCAGCCGCGACCTGATCGCCGACAGCGTCGAATATATGGTCAATGGCCACTGCGCCGATGCGATGGTCTGCATCAGCAACTGTGACAAGATCACGCCGGGCATGCTGATGGCCGCGATGCGTCTGAACATCCCCGTAGTCTTCGTGTCCGGCGGGCCGATGGAGGCGGGCAAGGTCGTGCTGCGCGGCAAGGAAGTGGCGCTCGATCTGGTCGACGCCATGGTTGCCGCTGCGGACGAAGCCTATACCGACGAGGAAGTGAAGACCATCGAACGCTCGGCCTGCCCCACTTGCGGGTCGTGCAGCGGGATGTTCACCGCCAATTCGATGAACTGCCTGACCGAGGCTCTGGGCCTCTCGCTGCCGGGCAATGGCTCGACGCTGGCCACGCATAGCGACCGCAAGGAACTGTTCCTGCGCGCTGGCCGTCTGGCCGTGGAACTGTGCAAGCGTTACTATGAGCAGGACGATGAAAGCGTGCTGCCGCGCAACATCGCCAGTTTTGAAGCGTTTGAAAACGCCATGAGCCTCGACATCGCCATGGGCGGGTCCACCAACACCGTGCTCCACCTGCTGGCCGCCGCGCAGGAGGCGGGCGTCAATTTCACCATGAACGACATTGACCGCCTCTCGCGCCGCGTCCCCTGCCTGTCGAAGGTCGCGCCGGCCAAGAATGACGTGCATATGGAGGACGTTCACCGCGCGGGCGGGATCTATTCGATCCTTGGCGAGTTGGAGCGCGGCGGGCTGCTCCATGCCGATTTGCCCACCGTCCATTCGCCCACCCTGCGCGATGCGCTGGCCAAGTGGGACATTGGTCGCTCGAATGATCCCGAAGTTCAGCAGTTCTTCCTCGCCGCCCCCGGCGGCGTGCCGACGCAGGTGGCCTTCAGCCAGAGCCGTCGCTGGGAATCGCTCGACACCGACCGCGAAAAGGGCGTGATCCGCAGCGTCGAACATGCGTTCAGCAAGGACGGCGGTCTGGCGGTCCTGTTCGGCAATATCGCGCTCGAGGGCTGCATCGTCAAAACGGCGGGCGTGGATGAAAGCATCCTGAAGTTCACCGGCCCTGCCAAGGTTTACGAAAGCCAGGACGCGGCGGTGACGGCGATCCTGACCGGACAGGTCGTGGCGGGCGATGTGGTTGTCATCCGCTATGAAGGCCCCAAGGGCGGTCCGGGTATGCAGGAAATGCTCTATCCCACCAGCTACTTGAAGTCGAAGGGCTTGGGCAAGGCATGCGCGCTGATCACCGATGGTCGCTTCTCGGGCGGTACTTCGGGCCTGTCGATCGGCCATGCTTCGCCTGAGGCGGCCGAAGGCGGCGCGATTGGCCTTGTGGAAACCGGCGATGTGATCGAGATCGACATCCCCGGCCGCACGATCAACCTTGCCGTTTCCGACGAGGTGCTGGCCGAGCGCCGCGCCGCGCAGGAGGCCAAGGGCTGGAAGCCCGCCAAGGACCGCCCGCGCAAGGTTTCGACCGCCTTGCAGGCCTATGCCGCGATGACCACCAGCGCGGCCAAGGGCGCGGTGCGGGATATCTCGCAACTGAAATGA
- a CDS encoding saccharopine dehydrogenase family protein, producing the protein MGKVLVIGAGGVGSVAVHKMAMNADIFSDIHLASRTKSKCDAIAASVKERTGVDIATYAIDAEDVPALAALIKQIGPKLVVNLALPYQDLTIMDACLIAGAHYMDTANYEPKDVAKFEYHWQWAYQDRFKEAGLTALLGSGFDPGVTSVFAMWLKKHKLKTIRQLDILDCNGGDHGQAFATNFNPEINIREVTAPARHWEGGQFVETPAMANKVQFDFAEVGPKNMYMMYHEELESLAKFLPELERARFWMTFGDEYIKHLTVLQNVGMTRIDPVVYNGVEIIPLQFLKAVLPEPSTLGATTKGKTNIGDIATGEALDGSGEKTFYIKNICDHEECYAETGNQAVSYTTGVPAMIGAAMIMQDIWTGAGVFNIEQFDPDPFMDMLNKHGLPWSVEELDGPVQF; encoded by the coding sequence ATGGGCAAGGTTCTGGTGATTGGCGCCGGCGGCGTCGGCTCGGTGGCGGTGCACAAGATGGCGATGAATGCGGATATCTTTTCCGACATCCATCTGGCCAGCCGCACCAAGAGCAAGTGCGATGCGATTGCCGCCTCGGTCAAGGAGCGCACGGGCGTCGATATCGCCACCTATGCGATTGACGCCGAGGACGTGCCTGCGCTGGCCGCGTTGATCAAGCAGATCGGGCCCAAGCTGGTGGTCAATCTGGCGCTGCCCTATCAGGATCTGACGATCATGGATGCGTGCCTGATCGCGGGCGCGCATTACATGGACACGGCCAATTATGAGCCCAAGGACGTGGCCAAGTTCGAATATCACTGGCAGTGGGCCTATCAGGACCGCTTCAAGGAAGCTGGTCTGACGGCGCTGCTGGGCTCGGGGTTCGATCCGGGCGTGACCTCGGTTTTCGCCATGTGGCTGAAAAAGCATAAGCTGAAGACCATCCGCCAGCTCGACATTCTCGATTGCAACGGCGGCGACCATGGGCAGGCTTTCGCCACCAACTTTAATCCGGAAATCAACATCCGCGAAGTGACCGCGCCCGCGCGCCACTGGGAAGGCGGGCAGTTCGTCGAAACCCCGGCGATGGCCAACAAGGTCCAGTTCGACTTTGCCGAAGTCGGCCCCAAGAACATGTATATGATGTATCACGAGGAGCTGGAAAGCCTCGCGAAGTTCCTGCCGGAGCTTGAGCGTGCGCGTTTCTGGATGACCTTTGGCGATGAATACATCAAGCATCTGACCGTCCTGCAGAATGTGGGCATGACCCGCATCGATCCGGTGGTCTACAATGGCGTGGAAATCATTCCGCTCCAGTTCCTCAAGGCCGTTCTGCCCGAACCGAGCACGCTGGGCGCGACGACGAAGGGCAAGACCAACATCGGCGACATCGCCACCGGCGAGGCGCTGGACGGCAGCGGTGAGAAGACGTTCTACATCAAGAACATCTGCGATCATGAAGAATGCTATGCCGAAACCGGCAATCAGGCGGTGAGCTACACCACCGGCGTTCCGGCGATGATCGGCGCGGCCATGATCATGCAGGACATCTGGACCGGTGCGGGCGTGTTCAACATCGAACAGTTCGATCCCGATCCCTTCATGGACATGCTCAACAAGCATGGCCTGCCGTGGAGCGTGGAAGAACTCGACGGTCCGGTGCAGTTCTGA
- the smpB gene encoding SsrA-binding protein SmpB, whose protein sequence is MARPTPTQFDKKKTVAENRRARFDYFIEDKLEAGIALTGTEVKSLRFGEGSIAEAYAEVRDGQVWLVNANVPEFSHGNRFNHEPKRPRKLLLHEREIAKLTGAVERKGMTLVPLSVYFNGRGRAKVELALAKGKNDADKRNTIKDREWKRDQARIMREYK, encoded by the coding sequence ATGGCCCGTCCGACTCCGACCCAATTCGACAAGAAAAAGACCGTTGCCGAAAACCGGCGCGCGCGTTTCGACTATTTTATCGAGGACAAGCTGGAAGCAGGCATCGCCCTGACCGGCACCGAGGTAAAGTCTCTGCGCTTTGGCGAAGGCTCGATCGCCGAGGCCTATGCCGAGGTGCGCGATGGTCAGGTCTGGCTGGTCAACGCCAATGTGCCCGAATTCAGCCACGGCAACCGCTTTAACCACGAGCCCAAGCGCCCGCGCAAATTGCTGCTCCACGAGCGCGAGATCGCAAAACTGACCGGCGCGGTCGAGCGCAAGGGCATGACGCTGGTGCCGCTCTCGGTCTATTTCAACGGCCGGGGCCGGGCCAAGGTCGAACTGGCGCTGGCCAAGGGCAAGAATGACGCGGACAAGCGCAACACGATCAAGGACCGCGAATGGAAGCGTGATCAGGCCCGGATCATGAGGGAATACAAGTGA